A DNA window from Leptolyngbya sp. KIOST-1 contains the following coding sequences:
- a CDS encoding ABC transporter ATP-binding protein: protein MSAPLPIDPTQLDNRPPDNRPAVVQTQRLTKAYRTGFWLNQRVTSLQNCTLNVYQGETFGLLGPNGAGKTTLLKILLGIIRPTAGSATLLNHPLGESAVKQRIGYLPENAYFYDFLTGWEFLQYTAGLFGLSRAAQQRRIVELLDLVGLPQAAAKKKQLRQYSKGMLQRIGMAQALMNDPDVVFLDEPMSGLDPTGRFQVREIILALKREGKTIFFNSHILSDVEVICDRIAILDQGELIAIGSLDELLGTADQYVVKGRGGRRGELEPWLDQMSVQGDLWAGHIKGDPYDFAKQIPLAGGHLITLQQTRPTLEEFFIDQIGRRRGAQDRR from the coding sequence ATGAGCGCTCCACTACCGATTGATCCTACCCAGTTAGATAACCGTCCGCCAGACAATCGCCCCGCTGTGGTACAGACCCAAAGGTTAACCAAAGCCTATCGCACCGGGTTTTGGCTCAATCAACGGGTCACCTCGCTGCAAAATTGCACCCTTAACGTCTACCAAGGCGAAACCTTTGGGCTGCTGGGCCCCAACGGGGCGGGTAAAACCACCCTGCTAAAAATCTTGCTGGGCATCATTCGCCCCACCGCTGGTAGTGCCACCCTCCTGAACCATCCCCTGGGGGAGAGCGCCGTGAAGCAGCGCATCGGGTATCTTCCCGAAAATGCCTACTTCTACGACTTTTTGACCGGCTGGGAGTTCTTGCAGTACACCGCTGGGCTGTTTGGCCTGTCGCGGGCAGCCCAGCAGCGCCGAATTGTCGAACTGCTCGACCTGGTGGGGCTACCCCAGGCGGCCGCGAAGAAAAAACAGCTGCGCCAGTACTCCAAGGGCATGCTGCAGCGCATCGGTATGGCGCAGGCGCTGATGAACGATCCGGACGTGGTATTTCTCGACGAGCCGATGTCGGGGCTGGACCCCACCGGCCGATTTCAGGTGCGCGAGATTATTCTGGCCCTGAAGCGGGAGGGCAAAACGATTTTTTTCAACAGCCACATTCTGTCGGATGTGGAGGTGATCTGCGATCGCATCGCCATTCTGGACCAGGGCGAACTGATCGCCATCGGTAGCCTGGACGAACTGCTGGGCACCGCCGACCAGTACGTGGTCAAAGGGCGGGGCGGGCGCAGGGGCGAGCTGGAACCCTGGCTCGACCAGATGAGCGTTCAGGGCGACCTCTGGGCTGGGCACATCAAAGGCGACCCCTACGACTTTGCCAAGCAGATTCCCCTGGCGGGGGGGCATCTGATCACCCTGCAGCAGACTCGCCCCACCCTGGAGGAGTTCTTTATCGACCAGATCGGGCGGCGGCGTGGGGCACAGGACCGGCGGTGA
- a CDS encoding glycoside hydrolase family 13 protein, with the protein MAFQTPDWVKHAVFYQIFPDRFARTQRHLDHPAMAVTLEPWETLPTPFGYKGGDLWGVAEHLDYLVDLGVTAIYMTPIFQSASNHRYHTHDYYQVDPLLGGNPAFFDLLEAAHAKDMKVVLDGVFNHCSRGFFFFNDILENGPNSPWLEWFEVEGWPLSAYDGALPANYRSWVDNRALPQFKHDHPAVREYLMRVGEYWVRQGIDGWRLDVPFEVKTEGFWQEFRDRVKAINPEAYIVGEVWTDARQWLDGTQFDGVMNYLFTGPTIAFAAGDRVHMDLVEDPHYYPYPALDAAGYADKIQHLLKLYPWEIQLTQLNLLSSHDVARIYSVVGEDDASMVLSTLLLFTFPGAPSIYYGDEVGLPGELDPDCRRTFPPEKEWHRDLLKVHRELIALRHRYPALHTGTYDVLHAEGMGYVFSRSLGGDRVVVALNSGTEDTVTLPTEALTPAVKSAEQVFAYHGATWDSDRLTLPPRSALVAIAA; encoded by the coding sequence ATGGCATTTCAAACCCCGGACTGGGTGAAGCACGCTGTCTTCTACCAGATCTTTCCCGATCGGTTTGCCCGTACCCAGCGCCATCTGGACCACCCCGCCATGGCCGTCACCCTGGAACCCTGGGAAACGCTGCCGACCCCCTTTGGCTACAAGGGCGGCGATCTGTGGGGCGTGGCTGAACATCTGGACTACCTGGTGGACCTGGGGGTCACGGCCATCTACATGACGCCGATTTTTCAGTCGGCGTCCAACCATCGCTACCACACCCACGACTACTACCAGGTCGATCCGCTGCTGGGGGGGAACCCGGCCTTTTTTGACCTGCTGGAGGCCGCCCACGCCAAAGATATGAAAGTGGTGCTCGACGGCGTGTTTAACCACTGTAGTCGCGGCTTTTTCTTTTTCAACGACATTCTTGAAAACGGCCCCAACTCCCCCTGGCTGGAGTGGTTTGAGGTGGAGGGCTGGCCCCTGTCGGCCTACGACGGGGCGCTCCCCGCCAATTACAGAAGCTGGGTTGACAACCGGGCGCTGCCCCAGTTCAAGCACGACCACCCGGCGGTGCGCGAGTACCTGATGCGGGTGGGGGAGTACTGGGTGCGCCAGGGTATCGACGGCTGGCGGCTGGATGTACCCTTTGAGGTCAAGACGGAGGGGTTCTGGCAGGAGTTCCGCGATCGCGTCAAGGCCATCAACCCCGAAGCCTACATCGTCGGCGAAGTGTGGACCGACGCTCGCCAGTGGCTCGACGGCACCCAGTTTGACGGGGTGATGAACTACCTGTTTACGGGGCCAACCATTGCCTTTGCTGCGGGCGATCGCGTTCACATGGACCTGGTAGAAGATCCCCACTACTACCCCTACCCCGCCCTGGATGCGGCAGGCTATGCCGACAAAATTCAGCACCTGCTGAAGCTATACCCCTGGGAGATTCAGCTCACCCAGCTCAATTTGCTCTCCAGCCACGATGTCGCCCGCATTTACTCGGTCGTAGGCGAAGACGACGCCAGCATGGTGCTCTCGACCCTGCTGCTGTTTACCTTTCCGGGGGCACCCAGCATCTACTACGGCGATGAGGTGGGCCTGCCCGGCGAGCTTGACCCCGACTGCCGCCGCACCTTTCCCCCCGAAAAAGAGTGGCACCGCGATCTGCTCAAAGTCCACCGCGAGCTGATTGCCCTGCGCCACCGCTACCCGGCTCTGCACACCGGCACCTACGACGTTCTGCACGCTGAGGGGATGGGATACGTCTTTAGCCGCAGCCTGGGGGGCGATCGCGTGGTGGTGGCGCTAAACTCCGGCACCGAGGACACCGTTACCCTGCCCACCGAGGCCCTCACCCCAGCGGTCAAATCGGCGGAGCAGGTCTTCGCTTACCACGGCGCAACCTGGGACAGCGATCGGTTGACTCTGCCGCCGCGCTCAGCCCTGGTGGCCATCGCCGCCTAA
- a CDS encoding nuclease A inhibitor family protein — MELQPHHSDFVACLTALEEAIAGLWYPSETDAPLAIAIYADPNLDATSLGQQLGSNADTYQHQPADAFFRPIFDNFYWSTPQGGQLTQRYRQLQEILQTHLEDLHLYRVGTVDVNLYLLGRHASGCHVGIYTHTVET, encoded by the coding sequence ATGGAACTTCAGCCCCACCACAGCGACTTTGTGGCCTGTCTGACCGCCCTGGAGGAGGCGATCGCCGGTCTCTGGTACCCCAGTGAAACCGACGCCCCCCTGGCGATCGCCATCTACGCCGACCCCAACCTCGACGCCACCAGCCTGGGTCAGCAGCTGGGCAGCAACGCCGACACCTACCAGCATCAGCCCGCCGATGCCTTCTTTCGCCCCATCTTCGACAATTTCTACTGGAGTACGCCCCAGGGCGGTCAGTTGACCCAGCGGTACAGGCAGCTGCAGGAGATTTTGCAGACCCACCTCGAGGATCTCCATCTCTACCGGGTGGGAACTGTGGATGTAAACCTATATCTGCTCGGTCGCCACGCCAGCGGCTGCCACGTAGGAATTTACACCCATACTGTGGAAACCTAG
- a CDS encoding peroxiredoxin: protein MAIQVGDRAPDFTLSSQTGESVTLSSFQGQKAVVLYFYPKDDTPGCTVESCSFRDSYEDFVAEGAEVIGISSDSPDSHRAFASKHSLPFTLVSDSGSVVRKAYGVPATLGLLPGRVTYVIDQQGTVRHIFNSQFNPKGHVAEAMGILKTLQAT from the coding sequence ATGGCAATTCAGGTTGGCGATCGCGCCCCAGATTTCACCCTGTCCAGCCAGACGGGCGAGTCGGTGACCCTCAGTAGCTTCCAGGGCCAGAAGGCTGTGGTGCTATACTTCTACCCCAAGGATGACACCCCCGGCTGCACTGTAGAATCGTGCTCGTTTCGCGACAGCTACGAAGACTTTGTGGCGGAGGGTGCCGAGGTAATTGGCATCAGCAGCGACTCGCCCGACTCGCACCGGGCCTTTGCCAGCAAGCACAGTCTGCCCTTTACCCTGGTCAGCGACAGCGGCTCGGTGGTTCGCAAAGCCTATGGCGTGCCGGCTACCCTGGGATTGCTGCCGGGGCGAGTGACCTACGTGATCGATCAGCAGGGTACAGTGCGCCACATCTTTAACTCGCAGTTCAACCCCAAGGGCCATGTGGCCGAAGCGATGGGAATTTTGAAAACCCTACAGGCAACTTGA
- a CDS encoding DASH family cryptochrome, whose protein sequence is MTSLVWFRNDLRLHDHQPMDEALRAGKPIVPLYCFDPRQFGQTCFGFAKTGAYRAQFLLESVADLRRSLQALGSDLVVRVGKPEAIIPELVKAHGVEAVYWHEEVTREEVQVEQAVEARLGSLGCKAEVYWGATLYHPDNLPFALPRLPEVFTQFRKKVEQHSTVDGVLPTAVKLPPLPPVEPGPLPTLADFGLEPPRADPRAVLTFAGGETAGLARLHHYVWEADCLKTYKQTRNGMVGANYSAKLSAWLALGCLSPRRIYETVQAYEAERLRNESTYWLIFELLWRDYFRFVCAKHGDRVFYPSGLRGLQIEWKQDWERFDAWRNGTTGFPLVDANMRELACSGFMSNRGRQNVASFLTKNLGIDWRMGAEWFESLLIDYDVCSNYGNWNYTAGVGNDARGFRYFNIPKQARDYDPDGLYVKHWLPELEAVPAAKVHEPWKLQPVEQKRFGVTLGVDYPRPIVNLQKSVQANEKIYLAAREIRRPAKFR, encoded by the coding sequence ATGACCTCCCTCGTCTGGTTCCGTAACGACCTCCGCCTCCACGATCATCAGCCTATGGATGAGGCCCTGCGAGCCGGAAAACCAATTGTGCCGCTCTACTGCTTTGACCCCCGCCAGTTCGGCCAGACCTGCTTTGGCTTTGCCAAAACGGGGGCTTACCGGGCACAGTTTTTGCTGGAGAGCGTGGCCGACCTGCGGCGATCGCTGCAGGCCCTGGGCAGCGATCTGGTGGTGCGGGTCGGCAAACCCGAAGCCATCATTCCAGAGTTGGTCAAAGCCCACGGGGTCGAGGCCGTCTACTGGCACGAGGAGGTGACCCGTGAGGAAGTGCAGGTCGAGCAGGCTGTAGAAGCCAGGCTGGGGAGCCTGGGTTGCAAGGCCGAGGTCTACTGGGGAGCCACGCTTTACCACCCCGACAACCTCCCCTTTGCCCTGCCCCGGCTGCCCGAAGTCTTTACCCAGTTCCGTAAGAAGGTGGAGCAGCACAGCACGGTCGATGGGGTGCTGCCCACCGCCGTCAAACTGCCGCCGCTGCCCCCGGTGGAGCCCGGCCCACTGCCAACCCTGGCTGACTTTGGGCTGGAGCCGCCCCGCGCCGACCCTCGCGCCGTGCTGACCTTTGCCGGGGGCGAAACCGCGGGTCTGGCCCGCCTGCACCACTACGTGTGGGAGGCCGACTGCCTCAAGACCTACAAGCAAACCCGCAACGGCATGGTGGGAGCCAACTATTCGGCCAAGCTCTCGGCCTGGCTGGCCTTGGGCTGTCTGTCACCCCGACGCATTTACGAAACAGTGCAGGCCTACGAAGCCGAACGCCTTCGCAACGAGTCCACCTACTGGCTGATCTTTGAACTGCTGTGGCGGGACTACTTTCGCTTTGTCTGCGCCAAGCACGGCGATCGCGTATTTTACCCCTCCGGCCTGCGGGGACTACAGATTGAGTGGAAACAGGATTGGGAGCGCTTTGACGCCTGGCGCAACGGCACCACTGGATTTCCTTTGGTCGATGCCAACATGCGTGAACTGGCCTGCTCGGGGTTTATGTCCAATCGGGGCCGACAAAATGTGGCTAGCTTCTTAACCAAAAATTTGGGCATTGACTGGCGGATGGGGGCCGAGTGGTTCGAATCGCTCCTGATTGACTACGACGTGTGCAGCAACTACGGCAACTGGAACTACACCGCGGGAGTTGGCAACGACGCGCGCGGGTTTCGCTACTTCAACATTCCCAAGCAGGCCAGGGACTACGACCCCGACGGGCTCTACGTCAAACACTGGCTGCCCGAACTAGAGGCCGTTCCCGCCGCTAAGGTACACGAACCCTGGAAACTACAACCCGTTGAGCAAAAGCGCTTTGGCGTCACCCTTGGGGTTGACTACCCGCGCCCCATTGTAAATTTGCAAAAGTCGGTGCAGGCCAATGAGAAAATTTATCTAGCGGCCAGAGAAATTCGTCGTCCCGCAAAATTTCGATAG
- a CDS encoding OFA family MFS transporter, whose amino-acid sequence MAATSQSSPLTLFGLPAERGRWLLIPLGIVVLMCLGTVYAWSIFRKPLELELGIGATESLLPYTVALVFYAGLMPVAGFCIPRWGPRLVATLGGLVLGAGYILASIAPHIGIITLAYGVIAGTGVGLTYGVPMAVVARWFPERKGLAVGTTIVGFGLSPLITAPLANSLIEAFGARLTLRVFGIVFTAIILAIATALRFPPKGWYPASDSRLQAQAAARPYPTRLLTSRAFYGLWICYAIGTLVGLSAIGISSPVGEEIIRLDPALAASSVALFALFNGLSRPLFGWLSDRYRPHHVAIASYSLIVIACVLMLHAQTGQVLTYLVAFCLFWFCLGGWLAMAPTLTLRLFNPDQYAQNYGLVFTAYGVGALVGTLSAGQIRDWWGSYTYAFYPMMGLAIVGIGVATVLLKPDPGPGDRRG is encoded by the coding sequence ATGGCTGCCACTTCCCAGAGCTCTCCCTTAACCCTGTTTGGGCTGCCCGCTGAACGGGGTCGCTGGCTGCTGATTCCCCTGGGCATTGTGGTGCTGATGTGCCTGGGCACGGTTTATGCCTGGAGCATTTTTAGGAAACCGTTAGAGCTGGAGTTGGGCATTGGCGCGACGGAGAGCCTGCTGCCCTACACCGTAGCACTGGTCTTTTACGCCGGGCTGATGCCCGTGGCCGGTTTTTGTATTCCGCGCTGGGGTCCGCGTCTGGTGGCGACCCTAGGGGGCCTGGTGCTGGGAGCGGGCTACATCCTGGCCAGTATTGCCCCCCATATCGGCATCATCACCCTGGCCTACGGTGTCATTGCCGGCACCGGAGTTGGCCTGACCTACGGCGTGCCGATGGCGGTGGTGGCCCGCTGGTTTCCAGAGCGCAAGGGGTTGGCGGTGGGCACCACGATTGTCGGGTTTGGCCTCTCCCCGCTGATTACCGCCCCCCTGGCCAACAGCCTGATTGAAGCCTTTGGAGCGCGGCTGACCCTGCGCGTTTTTGGCATCGTGTTTACGGCCATCATTCTGGCGATCGCTACAGCCCTGCGGTTTCCGCCCAAGGGCTGGTATCCCGCCTCGGACAGCCGGCTCCAGGCCCAGGCGGCAGCTCGTCCCTACCCAACCCGACTGCTCACCAGTCGCGCCTTCTACGGACTGTGGATTTGCTACGCCATCGGTACCCTGGTAGGGCTGAGCGCCATCGGTATCTCTAGCCCGGTGGGCGAAGAGATCATTCGCCTTGACCCTGCGCTAGCGGCCAGCAGCGTGGCACTGTTTGCGCTCTTTAATGGGCTGAGTCGTCCTCTGTTTGGCTGGTTGAGCGATCGCTATCGCCCGCACCACGTAGCGATCGCCTCCTACAGCCTAATCGTCATAGCCTGCGTTCTAATGCTCCACGCCCAAACTGGACAGGTCCTTACCTATCTGGTGGCCTTTTGCCTGTTCTGGTTTTGCCTGGGAGGCTGGCTAGCCATGGCCCCCACCCTCACCCTGCGCCTGTTTAACCCCGACCAGTACGCCCAAAACTACGGCCTGGTCTTTACTGCCTATGGGGTAGGTGCCCTGGTCGGCACCCTGAGCGCGGGGCAAATTCGCGACTGGTGGGGCAGCTATACCTATGCGTTTTACCCCATGATGGGGCTGGCGATCGTCGGCATCGGCGTAGCCACGGTTCTGCTCAAGCCCGACCCCGGCCCCGGCGATCGCCGGGGATAA
- a CDS encoding ABC transporter permease: MAQSSTPRRPLVSPWDRLVTFSTSETVLYVVKRLLQAALTLLLASALSFFVIQLAPGNFLDQYRQSPQFSPETLAQLEAQFGLDQPVWRQYLNWLYQVIFHGNFGLSFAYQRPVGDLLWERVPNTLLLSFAAIVVTWLIALPMGIVGAVNQNRFLDKALRVLSYLGQGMPTIVTGLLLLFFAQSVAPLFPIGGRTSIIHDDLNWFGRIVDVGWHLILPTLALSITSFAGLQRITRGQLLDVLRQNYIQTARAKGLSENRVVYVHALRNAVNPLITLLGFEFASLLGGAFITETYFNWPGLGKLILEAVQAQDLYLVMASLMMGAVMLIIGNLLADLALSFVDPRIRLSDIN, from the coding sequence ATGGCTCAGTCTTCTACGCCCCGACGTCCGCTGGTCAGCCCCTGGGACCGCCTGGTGACCTTCTCCACCAGCGAAACCGTCCTCTATGTGGTGAAGCGTCTGCTGCAGGCGGCGCTGACGCTGCTGCTGGCTTCGGCGCTCAGCTTCTTTGTGATTCAGCTTGCTCCCGGTAACTTTCTCGACCAGTACCGCCAGAGCCCCCAGTTCTCGCCCGAAACCCTGGCTCAGCTCGAGGCCCAGTTTGGCCTCGACCAGCCGGTGTGGCGACAGTACCTCAACTGGCTCTACCAGGTCATTTTCCACGGCAACTTTGGCCTCAGCTTCGCCTACCAACGCCCGGTGGGCGACCTGCTGTGGGAGCGGGTGCCCAATACCCTGCTGTTGTCCTTCGCGGCGATCGTCGTCACCTGGCTGATTGCTCTGCCTATGGGCATTGTGGGGGCTGTCAACCAAAACCGTTTCCTCGACAAAGCGCTGCGGGTGCTGAGCTACCTGGGCCAGGGTATGCCCACCATTGTGACTGGCCTGCTGCTGCTGTTTTTTGCCCAGAGCGTAGCGCCTCTGTTTCCCATTGGGGGCCGCACCAGCATCATCCACGACGATCTCAACTGGTTTGGCAGAATTGTCGACGTGGGCTGGCACCTGATTTTGCCGACCCTGGCCCTCAGCATTACCAGCTTTGCCGGGCTCCAGCGCATCACCCGGGGTCAGCTGCTCGACGTGCTGCGCCAAAACTACATCCAAACCGCCCGGGCCAAGGGCCTTTCTGAGAATCGGGTGGTGTACGTCCACGCCCTGCGCAATGCGGTCAACCCGCTGATTACCCTGTTGGGCTTTGAGTTTGCCAGTCTGCTGGGAGGCGCATTCATTACCGAGACTTACTTCAACTGGCCGGGGCTGGGCAAGCTGATTCTCGAAGCGGTGCAGGCCCAGGATCTGTATCTGGTCATGGCCAGCCTGATGATGGGAGCCGTGATGCTGATCATCGGTAACCTACTGGCGGATCTGGCCCTGAGCTTTGTGGACCCCCGCATTCGCCTCTCAGATATAAATTAG
- a CDS encoding bifunctional sterol desaturase/short chain dehydrogenase, translating into MPLETVVWQGLWGAVSIVMAEAIRDVYHVVSHYWPPLMRLHNWHHRAYKKDFSPVSPTLYRQAQLYNDAPEAIVMTGALAGLAISTGIAGLWLGVAYGLSFLAAAIARSQGWLLTTDLTHEPGELTTIPGNWRVNRTYHWRHHFDDTTAYFSGYLTFLDKFMGTAVSLKGKTVAVTGASGTLGRALLQELTRQKARPIALTTSAAATFAGDIPCWRWQPGAEAELQTALKKVDILILNHGLNVHGDRTPEAIHTSLEVNALSGYRLMEVFFSTVETSPQRATKEVWVNTSEAEVSPAFSPLYEVSKRLMGDLVSLRRLDAPCVVRKVILGPFKSKLNPIGVMSADWVAWAVVALAKRNVRNIIVTINPLTYLAFPLKELSRGIYFRLFSRRDRGADI; encoded by the coding sequence ATGCCGCTTGAAACGGTTGTTTGGCAAGGGTTGTGGGGTGCGGTTTCCATTGTGATGGCAGAGGCCATTCGGGACGTGTACCACGTGGTCAGCCACTATTGGCCCCCTCTCATGCGGCTCCACAACTGGCACCATCGAGCCTACAAAAAGGACTTTTCCCCGGTCAGCCCCACCCTCTATCGCCAGGCTCAACTCTACAACGATGCTCCCGAAGCCATTGTTATGACAGGGGCCCTGGCGGGACTGGCCATATCGACGGGCATCGCCGGGCTCTGGCTGGGGGTGGCCTACGGCTTGAGCTTTTTGGCGGCGGCGATTGCCCGCTCTCAGGGCTGGCTGCTGACCACCGACCTCACCCACGAACCCGGTGAACTCACGACCATTCCCGGCAACTGGCGAGTGAACCGCACTTACCACTGGCGGCACCACTTTGACGACACTACCGCTTACTTTTCTGGCTACCTGACCTTTCTGGATAAGTTCATGGGCACCGCTGTTTCCCTCAAGGGCAAAACCGTTGCCGTTACCGGAGCCTCAGGCACTCTGGGCCGCGCCCTGCTGCAGGAGCTGACCCGGCAAAAGGCCCGCCCCATTGCCCTCACCACCTCCGCCGCCGCGACCTTTGCAGGCGACATTCCCTGCTGGAGGTGGCAGCCTGGGGCCGAAGCCGAGTTGCAGACAGCCCTCAAAAAGGTCGATATTTTGATCCTCAACCACGGGCTGAATGTGCACGGCGATCGCACCCCCGAGGCCATTCATACCTCCCTGGAGGTCAACGCCCTGTCGGGCTATCGGCTGATGGAGGTTTTCTTTAGCACTGTAGAGACATCGCCCCAGCGGGCTACTAAAGAGGTGTGGGTCAACACCTCCGAGGCCGAGGTCAGTCCGGCCTTTAGCCCGCTTTACGAGGTGTCTAAGCGGCTGATGGGGGATTTGGTCAGCCTGCGGCGGCTCGATGCCCCCTGTGTGGTGCGTAAAGTTATTTTGGGACCGTTTAAGAGCAAACTTAACCCGATCGGAGTCATGTCTGCGGATTGGGTGGCCTGGGCGGTGGTGGCGCTGGCCAAGCGGAACGTGCGCAACATTATTGTTACCATCAACCCACTGACCTATCTCGCCTTTCCGCTAAAAGAACTGAGCCGGGGGATCTATTTCAGGCTGTTTAGCCGGCGCGATCGCGGCGCGGACATTTAG
- a CDS encoding RNA polymerase sigma factor SigF encodes MVATSRFQAKGNTLELLRQYQSNPDLSLRNQLVQLNIGLVRREAYRWLQQSTETFDDLMQVGSLGLIRAIERFDMGKGYAFSSFAIPYIRGEIQHYLRDKSTSMRIPRRWQALQSQSTRVIRQLQADLGRTPNDAEIAAALDIGLAEWQEVKLANRNRSLLSLDAPVQDEESACLGDLLPDLKYKSFQLAQEDQIRLQQALHQLEQRTREVLEFVFLYDLTQKETAERMGISAVTVSRRVKQGLSHLQTLMASGEDERA; translated from the coding sequence ATGGTCGCTACTTCTCGGTTTCAAGCTAAAGGCAACACCCTGGAACTGCTGCGGCAGTATCAAAGCAACCCTGACCTCTCCCTTCGGAATCAGCTGGTACAGCTCAACATTGGTCTGGTGCGCCGTGAAGCCTATCGCTGGCTACAGCAGTCCACCGAAACCTTTGACGACCTAATGCAGGTGGGCAGTCTGGGGCTGATTCGGGCCATTGAGCGGTTTGATATGGGCAAGGGCTATGCGTTTAGCTCCTTCGCTATTCCCTACATTCGAGGCGAAATTCAGCACTACCTTCGCGACAAGAGTACCTCCATGCGCATCCCGCGACGGTGGCAGGCGTTGCAGAGTCAGTCGACTCGCGTCATTCGTCAGCTGCAGGCTGACCTGGGCCGGACTCCTAACGATGCAGAAATAGCCGCCGCCCTCGACATTGGGTTGGCCGAGTGGCAGGAGGTCAAGCTGGCCAACCGCAACCGATCGCTCCTCAGTCTCGATGCTCCGGTGCAGGACGAGGAGTCGGCCTGCCTGGGCGATCTGCTACCCGATCTGAAATATAAGAGCTTTCAACTGGCCCAGGAAGACCAAATCCGGCTGCAGCAGGCGTTGCACCAGCTCGAACAGCGCACTCGCGAAGTCCTGGAGTTTGTCTTTCTCTACGACCTCACCCAAAAAGAAACCGCCGAACGGATGGGTATCAGCGCGGTTACCGTATCGCGCCGCGTGAAGCAGGGGCTCAGCCACCTCCAAACGCTGATGGCTTCTGGAGAGGATGAAAGGGCTTAA
- the msrP gene encoding protein-methionine-sulfoxide reductase catalytic subunit MsrP: MVFFKARPGWQSPYPKVTPEGVFWRRRRFMTSLIGAGVGLAASAGGCRRSGPMDADLERSLGVPLPAVPRHRAFADAGREPTPQRYASSYNNYYEFGGSKNIWASAQALPTDPWKLDVSGLVKNPVSFDLEDLTRQFELEERIYRFRCVEAWAMVVPWIGFPMRALMALVEPTAAAKYVRFTSFYDPMVTPGPNFGFARNLPWPYTEGLTVAEMANELAFFAVGVYGRTLPKQHGAPIRMVVPWKYGFKGAKAIVRIEFVAEQPATYWNTLAPNEYGFEANVEPDVPHPRWSQAKERLVGESTALFTWEEQPTVIYNGYGEWVAGLYG; the protein is encoded by the coding sequence ATGGTTTTCTTCAAGGCTCGTCCTGGCTGGCAATCGCCCTACCCTAAGGTTACGCCCGAGGGGGTATTCTGGCGGCGGCGGCGGTTTATGACCTCATTGATTGGGGCCGGGGTGGGGTTGGCGGCCTCGGCGGGGGGGTGTCGCCGCTCTGGACCGATGGATGCCGACCTGGAGCGCAGCCTGGGAGTTCCCCTACCAGCGGTGCCTCGTCATCGGGCTTTCGCGGATGCAGGGCGAGAACCGACGCCCCAGCGGTACGCCAGCAGCTACAACAACTACTACGAATTTGGCGGCAGCAAAAACATTTGGGCCAGTGCCCAGGCGCTGCCCACCGATCCGTGGAAGCTGGATGTGAGCGGGCTGGTTAAGAACCCAGTCAGCTTTGACCTGGAGGATTTGACCCGGCAATTTGAGCTGGAAGAGCGCATCTATCGGTTTCGCTGTGTGGAGGCCTGGGCAATGGTGGTGCCCTGGATTGGCTTTCCCATGCGGGCGCTGATGGCCCTGGTGGAACCGACCGCTGCGGCAAAGTACGTGCGGTTCACCTCCTTCTATGACCCAATGGTCACCCCCGGCCCTAACTTTGGCTTTGCCCGCAACCTGCCCTGGCCCTACACCGAGGGGCTAACAGTGGCAGAAATGGCCAACGAACTGGCCTTCTTTGCGGTGGGGGTCTATGGTCGCACGCTGCCCAAACAGCACGGTGCCCCGATTCGCATGGTGGTGCCCTGGAAGTATGGCTTTAAGGGGGCTAAGGCCATCGTCAGGATCGAGTTTGTGGCCGAGCAGCCCGCTACCTACTGGAATACCCTCGCCCCCAATGAGTACGGATTTGAGGCCAATGTAGAACCCGATGTGCCCCACCCCCGCTGGTCGCAGGCCAAGGAGCGGTTGGTAGGGGAGAGCACGGCCCTGTTTACCTGGGAGGAGCAGCCGACAGTGATTTACAACGGCTACGGGGAGTGGGTGGCGGGGCTGTATGGGTAG